A genomic window from Brassica oleracea var. oleracea cultivar TO1000 chromosome C8, BOL, whole genome shotgun sequence includes:
- the LOC106310902 gene encoding 1-aminocyclopropane-1-carboxylate synthase 9, protein MKQLSTKVTSNAHGQDSSYFLGWEEYEKNPYDEIKNPNGIVQMGLAENQLCFDLIETWLAKNPDAAGLKKDGQSIFKELALFQDYHGLPEFKKALAEFMEEIRGSRVTFDPRKIVLAAGSTSANETLMFCLAEPGDAFLLPTPYYPGFDRDLKWRTGAEIVPIHCSSSNGFQITESALQQAYQQAQKLDLNVKGILVTNPSNPLGTMLTRRELHLLVDFITSKNIHLISDEIYSGTVFGFEQFVSVMDVLKDKKLEDSEVSKRVHVVYSLSKDLGLPGFRVGAIYSNDEMVVSAATKMSSFGLVSSQTQYLLSALLSDKKFTGTYLNENKKRLKIRQKQLVSGLEAAGVTCLKSNAGLFCWVDMRHLLDTNTFEAELELWKKIVYEVKLNISPGSSCHCTEPGWFRVCFANMSEETLDLAMKRLKEYVESTDSNRLISKSSHERIKRLRKRTVSNWVFRVSWTDRVPDER, encoded by the exons ATGAAACAGCTGTCGACAAAAGTGACAAGCAATGCTCATGGACAAGACTCATCTTACTTCTTGGGATGGGAAGAATACGAGAAGAACCCATACGACGAAATCAAGAACCCTAATGGGATTGTTCAAATGGGTCTTGCTGAAAATCAG CTATGTTTTGATCTCATAGAGACATGGTTAGCTAAGAATCCAGACGCAGCCGGACTCAAGAAGGACGGCCAATCTATTTTCAAAGAGCTTGCTCTCTTCCAAGATTATCATGGCCTACCCGAATTCAAGAAA GCTTTGGCAGAGTTTATGGAGGAAATAAGAGGGAGTAGAGTAACATTTGACCCACGAAAGATTGTTCTAGCTGCTGGTTCAACATCTGCCAACGAAACTCTCATGTTTTGTCTAGCAGAACCTGGAGATGCTTTCCTTTTACCCACTCCTTACTATCCAGG ATTCGACAGAGATTTGAAATGGAGAACCGGTGCAGAGATCGTACCGATTCACTGCTCCAGCTCTAATGGATTCCAAATAACAGAGTCAGCTCTTCAACAAGCTTATCAACAAGCTCAAAAGCTTGATCTTAACGTCAAAGGGATTCTTGTTACCAACCCATCTAACCCACTTGGCACAATGTTGACCAGAAGAGAACTTCACCTTCTCGTTGACTTCATCACCTCCAAAAACATTCATCTCATAAGCGACGAGATCTATTCAGGTACCGTGTTTGGGTTTGAACAGTTCGTTAGCGTCATGGATGTCTTAAAAGACAAGAAACTCGAGGACAGCGAAGTCTCCAAAAGAGTTCATGTCGTTTACAGTCTTTCCAAAGATCTCGGTTTACCCGGTTTTCGCGTTGGAGCAATATACTCCAACGACGAAATGGTTGTTTCGGCTGCGACGAAAATGTCGAGTTTCGGCCTCGTTTCTTCCCAAACACAATACCTTCTCTCTGCATTGCTTTCAGACAAGAAGTTCACAGGTACATACCTCAACGAAAACAAGAAAAGACTCAAGATTCGTCAAAAGCAACTCGTGTCCGGTCTTGAAGCCGCAGGAGTTACTTGCCTTAAAAGCAACGCTGGTTTGTTTTGTTGGGTCGACATGAGGCATCTCTTGGACACAAACACTTTCGAAGCAGAGCTTGAGCTATGGAAGAAGATTGTGTACGAAGTGAAACTAAATATTTCACCCGGTTCATCGTGCCATTGTACTGAACCGGGTTGGTTTAGGGTTTGTTTCGCCAATATGAGTGAAGAGACACTCGATTTGGCGATGAAAAGGCTCAAAGAATACGTAGAGTCAACAGATAGTAACAGACTGATTTCAAAAAGCAGTCATGAAAGGATCAAGCGTTTGAGGAAGAGGACTGTCTCTAACTGGGTTTTCCGGGTTTCATGGACCGACCGTGTACCTGATGAACGATGA